From a region of the Caldalkalibacillus thermarum genome:
- the radC gene encoding RadC family protein — MTTDNPPLMVRDYPQEERPRERMIKEGPEALTNQELLAILLRTGTHRESVFNLASRILKEIGSLNRLHDVSVEELMHIKGVGQAKAVQIKAGVELGRRVARRQKELSAIRSPEDAAAYLMERLSLELQEKFYCLYLNTKNQVIFEKTVFIGSLNASIVHPREVYKEAIKWSAASIIVAHNHPSGDPTPSREDIEVTKRLQQAGEILGIECLDHLIIGHERYISLKNKGYM, encoded by the coding sequence ATGACAACGGATAATCCGCCCTTGATGGTCCGTGACTACCCGCAAGAAGAACGACCACGAGAACGGATGATCAAAGAAGGGCCTGAAGCGCTGACCAATCAGGAGTTATTGGCCATTTTGCTGCGGACGGGGACCCACCGGGAATCTGTTTTCAACCTGGCTTCCCGCATCTTAAAAGAAATTGGTTCCCTCAACCGCCTCCATGATGTCAGTGTGGAAGAATTGATGCACATCAAAGGTGTGGGACAAGCCAAGGCGGTTCAAATTAAAGCCGGTGTGGAGTTAGGACGCCGTGTGGCCAGACGGCAGAAAGAACTCTCGGCCATCCGCTCCCCTGAGGATGCAGCCGCCTATTTAATGGAACGCTTAAGCTTAGAGTTGCAGGAGAAATTTTATTGTCTTTATTTAAATACCAAAAATCAGGTGATTTTTGAAAAAACGGTTTTCATTGGCAGTTTAAATGCCTCCATTGTGCATCCCCGCGAGGTCTATAAAGAAGCCATCAAATGGAGTGCTGCTTCCATTATTGTTGCCCACAATCACCCCAGCGGGGACCCTACCCCCAGCCGCGAGGACATTGAAGTCACGAAACGCCTGCAACAGGCAGGGGAGATTTTGGGCATTGAGTGCCTCGACCATTTAATCATTGGTCATGAACGCTACATCAGCCTCAAAAATAAAGGTTACATGTAG
- a CDS encoding rod shape-determining protein: MFGGFSRDMGIDLGTANTLVYVKGKGVIVREPSVVAIRTDTGTIEAVGNEAKNMIGRTPGHIVAVRPMKDGVIADFETTATMMKYFISQAQKRKPWLSRKPNVVVCVPSGITAVEKRAVEDATKQAGAKEVYTIEEPFAAAIGADLPVWEPTGSMIVDIGGGTTEVAIISLGGIVTSRSIRVAGDEMDDAIIQYVKRKYNLMIGERTAEQLKIDIGTADSGDESEEMEIRGRDLVTGLPKTITITSKEIAEALNDTVQSIIEAVKITLEKAPPELAADVMDRGIVLTGGGALLRNLDRVLSEETGIPVIVAENALDSVAIGTGRYLEYKFSSKK; encoded by the coding sequence ATGTTTGGTGGATTTTCAAGAGATATGGGCATAGATTTGGGCACGGCCAACACATTGGTCTATGTGAAAGGCAAAGGTGTGATTGTGCGGGAACCATCCGTGGTGGCCATTCGCACAGATACAGGAACCATTGAAGCGGTTGGTAACGAAGCAAAAAACATGATCGGCCGCACCCCTGGCCATATTGTGGCTGTGCGTCCCATGAAGGACGGGGTGATTGCCGACTTTGAAACAACGGCCACCATGATGAAATATTTCATTTCTCAAGCCCAGAAGAGAAAACCGTGGTTGTCACGCAAGCCAAATGTGGTGGTCTGCGTGCCTTCCGGTATTACAGCCGTAGAAAAAAGGGCAGTTGAAGATGCCACCAAGCAAGCTGGCGCAAAAGAAGTGTATACGATTGAGGAGCCGTTTGCTGCGGCAATTGGTGCCGATCTTCCCGTGTGGGAACCAACGGGCAGTATGATTGTGGATATTGGTGGCGGCACCACTGAAGTGGCCATTATCTCTTTGGGTGGCATTGTGACCAGCCGTTCTATCCGTGTGGCTGGAGATGAAATGGATGACGCCATCATACAGTATGTGAAACGGAAATATAATTTAATGATTGGTGAACGTACGGCAGAGCAGCTGAAAATAGATATTGGCACCGCAGACAGCGGTGATGAGTCGGAAGAAATGGAAATCCGGGGCCGTGATCTGGTGACGGGACTGCCCAAAACCATAACCATTACTTCCAAAGAGATTGCCGAGGCATTAAACGACACAGTCCAATCCATTATTGAAGCGGTCAAAATTACGCTGGAAAAAGCGCCGCCCGAATTGGCAGCTGACGTGATGGACCGGGGAATTGTGCTCACAGGAGGAGGCGCGCTGCTCCGCAACCTGGATCGCGTCTTAAGCGAAGAAACCGGCATCCCGGTCATTGTGGCAGAGAACGCCTTGGACAGCGTCGCCATCGGAACCGGCCGCTATTTGGAATACAAGTTCAGCTCCAAAAAATAA
- the mreC gene encoding rod shape-determining protein MreC, which translates to MPSFFSNRRLIVLLVSTIVMVVVVGITLKERPQPTWGEQFIRDTFGFFQSIAYKPARQVAGFFETINEWRTLYSENQRLKANLQENAKLMARIRELELENESLKRMLDVKSNLRDYQLIAAEVISRSPDRWYQQVTINRGAKHGVKANMAVITTEGLIGRVKSVSQFTSQVELLSDVNRVSHISAIVQGNENIFGVIEGYDLERGALLFQKIPKDAPLEEGQTVVTSGLGGIYPRGLYIGQIVEVVPDQYDLTQSALVEPAANLYHLDYVFVVEQSSLPPVEIPGPDEDKEGTEG; encoded by the coding sequence TTGCCGTCCTTTTTTTCCAATCGACGCTTAATTGTGCTGTTGGTAAGCACGATTGTGATGGTTGTGGTCGTGGGTATCACCTTGAAAGAACGCCCCCAGCCGACCTGGGGCGAACAATTTATTCGTGACACATTTGGTTTTTTCCAATCCATCGCTTATAAACCCGCTCGTCAAGTAGCGGGTTTCTTTGAGACGATTAATGAGTGGCGTACGCTTTATTCTGAAAATCAACGGTTGAAGGCCAATTTACAAGAAAATGCCAAATTAATGGCCAGAATACGTGAATTGGAACTGGAGAACGAGAGTTTAAAGCGCATGTTGGACGTGAAGTCCAATTTAAGGGACTATCAGTTGATTGCCGCCGAAGTAATCAGCCGTTCGCCTGACCGCTGGTATCAACAGGTGACCATTAACCGGGGGGCCAAGCATGGTGTCAAAGCCAATATGGCAGTGATCACAACCGAAGGGTTGATTGGCCGGGTCAAAAGTGTCTCCCAATTTACTTCCCAGGTTGAATTGTTAAGCGACGTGAACCGGGTCAGTCACATCTCGGCCATCGTGCAGGGCAATGAAAATATATTTGGGGTGATTGAAGGGTATGACCTGGAGCGGGGAGCCCTGTTATTTCAAAAAATCCCCAAAGACGCGCCCCTTGAAGAAGGGCAAACGGTGGTCACGTCTGGGCTGGGAGGGATTTACCCCCGCGGGTTGTACATCGGTCAAATTGTTGAGGTTGTGCCTGACCAGTACGACCTGACCCAATCCGCCCTCGTTGAGCCTGCTGCAAACTTGTATCATCTGGATTATGTCTTCGTGGTGGAGCAGTCTTCCCTTCCTCCCGTAGAGATCCCCGGCCCGGATGAAGATAAGGAGGGAACGGAGGGATGA
- the mreD gene encoding rod shape-determining protein MreD — MTRFLFILIIFILLIFEGTVAQVFTAGWWDLHLTMVPRFVVVMLIFAALFLGRVQGLFLGLVFGLFYDIIYGSVVGIYGFSMALIGYFAGLVFRIFQQNIFLIWFTVLVALVAFEFMVYGLMTLIKFTTMDVHMFVFDKLIPTLVLNMIFALLVSYPARSILLQLKNEEEK, encoded by the coding sequence ATGACCCGTTTTCTCTTTATCTTAATCATCTTTATCCTGCTCATTTTTGAAGGCACGGTGGCCCAAGTGTTTACGGCTGGATGGTGGGACCTGCATTTAACCATGGTCCCCCGTTTTGTTGTGGTGATGTTGATCTTTGCCGCCTTGTTTTTAGGGCGGGTGCAGGGACTGTTTTTGGGGCTCGTGTTTGGTTTGTTTTACGATATCATCTATGGCAGTGTGGTGGGGATTTACGGTTTCAGCATGGCTCTGATTGGCTATTTTGCCGGCTTGGTGTTCCGTATTTTCCAGCAAAATATCTTTCTTATATGGTTCACCGTTTTGGTTGCCCTTGTCGCTTTTGAATTTATGGTCTACGGTCTAATGACGCTCATTAAGTTTACCACCATGGACGTGCATATGTTCGTTTTTGATAAATTGATCCCTACTTTGGTACTCAATATGATTTTTGCCCTGCTTGTTTCTTACCCTGCCCGCAGCATTCTGCTCCAGCTGAAGAATGAAGAAGAAAAGTAA
- the minC gene encoding septum site-determining protein MinC, with protein MYATKSNVTIKGTKDGLVFYLNDTCAYEELLAELQDKLQDHPQFLDGPLMRVTLHLGYRYLTDEQRNELRDLIRTQGNLVVDKMESLVVLKEEMEQARTETGIQVVYKTVRSGQVVEAPGHLLVLGDVNPGGCVKAVGHIFVLGALRGMAHAGVHGNRGAIIAASVLCPTQLRIASVVGRPPDEAENKGREFAHVNGDQIAIAKLQQLVHIRPELKALCVSMVNRPS; from the coding sequence ATGTACGCCACAAAATCGAACGTCACCATTAAAGGAACTAAAGATGGGCTGGTCTTCTATCTGAATGATACATGTGCCTATGAGGAACTGCTGGCAGAGTTGCAAGATAAATTACAGGATCATCCTCAGTTTTTGGACGGTCCCTTGATGAGAGTAACCCTTCACCTGGGTTACCGTTATTTGACAGATGAACAACGGAATGAGTTAAGGGACTTGATCCGCACCCAAGGAAACCTGGTTGTGGACAAGATGGAGAGTCTCGTGGTGTTGAAAGAGGAGATGGAGCAGGCACGGACTGAAACCGGCATCCAAGTTGTTTACAAAACCGTCCGCTCCGGTCAAGTGGTGGAAGCACCAGGCCATCTTTTAGTGTTGGGTGACGTCAACCCCGGTGGTTGTGTCAAAGCAGTGGGACATATTTTTGTGTTAGGTGCGTTGCGAGGCATGGCCCACGCTGGTGTGCACGGGAACAGGGGCGCCATTATTGCCGCCTCTGTATTGTGCCCCACCCAACTGCGCATTGCCTCGGTTGTCGGCCGTCCCCCAGATGAAGCGGAAAACAAAGGGCGTGAATTTGCCCATGTAAACGGAGATCAAATTGCGATTGCTAAGCTGCAACAGCTTGTACATATCCGTCCTGAATTGAAAGCGTTGTGTGTATCAATGGTGAACCGGCCGTCCTGA
- the minD gene encoding septum site-determining protein MinD: MGEAIVITSGKGGVGKTTTSANIGTALALQGKMVCLVDTDIGLRNLDVVMGLENRIIYDLVDVAEGNCRLKQALIKDKRFEELYLLPAAQTKDKDAVAPEQMSKIIAELKQDYDYVIIDCPAGIERGFKNAVAGADRAIVVTTPEVSAVRDADRIIGLLEAYKIESPRLIVNRIRPQMMKRGEMLDVDEIVNILGIDLLGIVPDDEQVIKSANVGEPIVINPDTKAAIAYRNIARRILGDSVPLMKLEEEKGVLSRVKRLLGIRS; this comes from the coding sequence TTGGGAGAAGCGATTGTGATCACTTCAGGTAAAGGCGGAGTGGGCAAAACAACCACCTCGGCTAATATCGGAACGGCTCTGGCGTTACAAGGCAAAATGGTGTGTCTGGTCGATACAGATATCGGTTTGCGCAATCTGGATGTGGTCATGGGGCTTGAAAACCGGATCATTTATGATCTGGTGGATGTGGCCGAGGGGAACTGCCGCTTGAAACAGGCTTTAATTAAGGATAAGCGTTTTGAAGAGCTGTATTTGCTGCCGGCTGCCCAAACCAAAGACAAGGATGCGGTTGCTCCTGAGCAAATGAGCAAAATCATTGCTGAATTGAAGCAGGATTACGATTATGTCATCATTGATTGTCCGGCTGGAATTGAACGGGGGTTTAAAAATGCGGTAGCCGGTGCCGACCGGGCCATTGTCGTCACCACACCAGAAGTGTCTGCCGTCCGCGATGCGGATCGTATCATTGGCTTGTTAGAAGCCTACAAAATCGAAAGCCCCCGGTTGATTGTCAACCGGATTCGGCCCCAGATGATGAAGCGGGGAGAAATGCTGGACGTTGATGAAATTGTGAACATCCTGGGCATCGATTTGCTGGGCATCGTTCCCGATGATGAGCAGGTGATCAAATCAGCCAATGTGGGCGAACCGATCGTCATTAATCCAGATACCAAGGCTGCCATCGCCTACCGTAACATTGCCCGGCGCATATTGGGTGACAGTGTGCCCCTGATGAAGCTGGAGGAGGAAAAAGGGGTATTGTCCAGAGTGAAACGCCTTTTGGGCATCAGATCCTGA